The following coding sequences are from one Humulus lupulus chromosome X, drHumLupu1.1, whole genome shotgun sequence window:
- the LOC133807358 gene encoding extensin-like → MSKMGSPTSLLVTALIVALVSLSFPSETSANYAYTSPPPPKKYHPVPVSPPYHYKSPPPPTPVYKYKSPPPPHHEKPYHPPTPVYKYKSPPPPHHEKPYHPPTPVYKYKSPPPPTPVYKYKSPPPPHHEKPYHPPTPVYKYKSPPPPTPVYKYKSPPPPTPVYKYKSPPPPTPVYKYKSPPPPHHEKPYHPPTPVYKYKSPPPPTPVYKYKSPPPPHHEKPYHPPTPVYKYKSPPPPTPVYKYKSPPPPHHEKPYHPPTRVYKYKSPPPPTPVYKYKSPPSPHHEKPYHPPTPVYKYKSPPPPHHEKPYHPPTPVYKYKSPPPPTPVYKYKSPPPPHHEKPYHPPTPVYKYKSPPPPTPVYKYKSPPPPHHEKPYHPPTPVYKYKSPPPPTPVYKYKSPPPPHHHYVYASPPPPPHY, encoded by the coding sequence ATGAGCAAAATGGGGTCACCAACATCCCTTTTAGTGACTGCTCTCATAGTAGCACTAGTCTCTCTAAGCTTCCCATCAGAAACCAGTGCTAACTACGCATACACATCTCCACCACCTCCTAAGAAATATCACCCAGTGCCAGTTTCTCCTCCTTACCACTACAAGTCACCACCACCACCTACACCGGTGTACAAGTACAAGTCACCACCACCTCCTCATCACGAGAAGCCTTACCACCCACCTACCCCGGTGTACAAGTACAAGTCTCCACCACCACCTCATCATGAGAAGCCTTACCACCCACCCACTCCAGTGTACAAGTACAAGTCtccaccaccaccaacaccagTTTACAAGTACAAGTCACCGCCACCACCCCATCACGAGAAGCCTTACCACCCACCCACCCCGGTGTACAAGTACAAGTCTCCACCACCTCCCACCCCAGTTTACAAGTACAAGTCTCCACCACCACCAACTCCAGTGTACAAATACAAGTCACCACCACCACCCACCCCCGTGTACAAGTACAAGTCTCCACCACCACCTCACCATGAGAAGCCATACCACCCACCCACCCCAGTGTACAAGTATAAGTCACCACCCCCACCCACCCCAGTGTACAAGTACAAGTCTCCACCACCACCTCACCACGAGAAGCCATACCACCCACCCACCCCAGTGTACAAGTATAAGTCACCACCACCCCCCACCCCAGTGTACAAGTACAAGTCTCCACCACCTCCTCACCACGAGAAGCCATACCACCCACCCACCCGAGTGTACAAGTATAAGTCACCACCACCACCCACCCCAGTGTACAAGTACAAGTCTCCACCATCACCTCACCACGAGAAGCCATACCACCCACCCACCCCAGTGTACAAGTATAAGTCACCACCACCACCTCACCACGAGAAGCCATACCATCCACCTACCCCAGTGTACAAGTATAAGTCACCACCACCCCCCACCCCAGTGTACAAGTACAAATCTCCACCACCACCTCACCACGAGAAGCCATACCACCCACCCACCCCAGTGTACAAGTACAAGTCACCACCACCACCCACCCCGGTTTACAAGTACAAGTCACCACCACCACCCCATCACGAGAAGCCTTACCACCCACCCACCCCAGTTTACAAGTACAAGTCTCCACCACCACCTACTCCAGTCTACAAGTACAagtctcctcctcctcctcaccaCCACTACGTCTACGCATCACCCCCTCCTCCTCCTCACTACTAG